One window of the bacterium genome contains the following:
- a CDS encoding response regulator, with the protein MNEPGVMAMPPRAAGAPTVGRILIVDDETRMTDSLCALLARAGHSTAGAYDADGAERLLDQDDFDVVLTDLRLPGPSGLDVLKAAHANDPERPVIIMTAYATLEAAVAAIGEGAYDFLIKPVDQHELELTVARALDRRRLQKATRKLVDELRTSNEQLSRRVAELDALHEVSLALSTTAELPKLFGAILQRATTVVGAKHGSVMLLQSSGLLKIVAVHGKESRHLENTEIPVGNSIAGWVAMHGEPLLIEDVESDPRFAHRNRPQFETKSLMCAPLRTPNGTLGVICLSDRHDGASFSHEDLKLLSTVATQAAIAIEDSQNFQTVRRQLREATALHQLSEQLTEVERTDQMVMAVFACLDQLVVCDSLQWWLWDSVSQSLRLYADTTQAHLPDIDNALAAALPVSAV; encoded by the coding sequence GTGAACGAACCGGGAGTGATGGCGATGCCGCCGCGCGCGGCGGGGGCGCCGACGGTTGGCCGCATTCTGATCGTCGACGACGAAACCCGGATGACCGATTCGCTCTGCGCGCTCTTGGCGCGCGCGGGACATTCGACGGCAGGGGCCTACGACGCCGACGGCGCCGAACGCCTGCTCGACCAGGACGATTTCGACGTGGTGCTCACCGACCTGCGTCTGCCCGGGCCCAGCGGGCTTGACGTGCTGAAGGCGGCGCATGCCAACGACCCGGAGCGGCCGGTGATCATCATGACCGCCTACGCGACGCTGGAGGCGGCGGTCGCCGCCATTGGCGAGGGCGCCTATGACTTTCTGATCAAGCCGGTGGACCAACACGAACTGGAATTGACGGTCGCCCGGGCGCTGGACCGCCGTCGTCTGCAGAAGGCGACGCGGAAACTGGTGGACGAGCTGCGCACATCCAATGAGCAACTGTCCCGTCGGGTGGCCGAGCTCGACGCCCTCCACGAGGTGTCGTTGGCGCTGTCGACGACGGCGGAATTGCCGAAGCTGTTCGGCGCAATCCTGCAGCGCGCCACCACCGTGGTCGGGGCCAAGCATGGCTCGGTCATGCTGCTTCAGTCGTCGGGGCTTTTGAAGATCGTGGCGGTGCACGGCAAGGAGTCGCGCCACCTGGAAAACACGGAGATTCCCGTCGGCAATTCGATTGCCGGCTGGGTGGCGATGCACGGCGAGCCGCTGTTGATCGAGGATGTCGAATCCGACCCGCGGTTTGCCCATCGCAACCGTCCGCAGTTTGAGACCAAGTCGCTGATGTGCGCGCCGCTGCGCACGCCGAACGGCACGTTGGGCGTGATCTGCCTGTCGGACCGCCATGACGGCGCCAGCTTTTCGCACGAGGATTTGAAGCTGCTGTCGACCGTGGCCACGCAGGCGGCGATCGCCATCGAGGATTCGCAGAACTTCCAGACGGTGCGCCGCCAGCTGCGCGAGGCCACCGCGTTGCACCAATTGTCGGAGCAACTGACGGAGGTGGAACGCACCGACCAGATGGTGATGGCGGTGTTCGCCTGTCTCGATCAATTGGTGGTCTGTGATTCGCTGCAGTGGTGGCTGTGGGACTCGGTCAGCCAGTCGCTGCGGCTGTATGCCGACACGACGCAGGCGCATCTGCCGGACATCGACAATGCGCTCGCGGCGGCGTTGCCGGTCTCGGCGGT